The window gatcgtcgcggtctccccagcgtcccacgctgccatgactactagcatcgtcgtcaaaaccagacatctctacaaaaagtcaccagagattagacccaaaagaacagttctaaatcccaaaatcttaatgcatgctctgataccataaatgtagtgacccgttccagaatcacctactaatcagaacttaagcatgcaattaacttaataaaactgaatcagataaacagcggaaaaacaacatatacagcccgatcgaatcagtaagtacgaatactaaaacaaccaaatcaaactaaatcccaagaataaaataccagcaactacaggtcaacccctgctagctccctgtcctctccctcctggaccgtccaacctgagacctgccccatcgaatagggtgtccaaaacagagataaaccgaggacgtgagcataaaacgctcagtaccgaaagaatgagtatacaagactatgacatgcatgtatgcaaaatgtactggataccagggtctgggtataacgaaaaactgctcaggcaaatgacgtcaaggtatgtagcactctgcgccgtcgcaccaggaggtggctcccataccataaacctgtggatataccggtatcctgaccaccgtcggccaacggggtccaaccatccacaacaaccgagggctgagcaccctctgaacaggctatctcaaaagataaacaggcccaacatgattatgcaaatgccgcataataaaccatgcatcatatgtcagataataatgcaacacataaacatgcaacacatagtaaagcatactcaaccaggatatctcggatagtacttccgtacctcaaaccagtagatcctagtaatcagccctagaatcaagcctgcgtccgtagtcagcccactgatgccgctagctcccaactagagcacagctccgctacaaagccagtagctccctgctagtgcccgaacctcgggaaaagctagaaacccatcagaaacgactaaaacgctctggaactctcggaattggtaattgaaaagtgaagcctcgcgcctctatttatagacgacgatcagacgatccgatccacttcggaagatccgatcctgtgcacttcggacgatccgatccacttcggacgttccgaactctgcatgtcttccacgtgtccagccacctgtcttcggacgatccgaacctcttcggacgatccgaaccctgacacggtctactgttgacaagactcggtctgacaccgaaccgaacggtccatccgaacccacttcggacgatccgaacctcttcggacggtccgatcctggttcgttccttccgaactcgcagaatataattaatccaataattactcaatttaggcatcgggatactacagatacggtaaagattaataatgttcctgatgatattattagaatGCGTTTGTTTtcgttttctctcagggatcaagcaagaggatggctccaatcgctttcCTTGGGAAGTATCACGACATGGCAGGAGCTGGCGACGAAATTTCTGGCAAAGTACTTTCCtcctgcaaagtctgcacagttgaagatcgagattagcacgttcaggcagactgattttgaacAATTGTATGAGGCATGGGAGAGATACAAGGAGCTGTTGAGGAAATGCCCGACCATGGTTTTGAGGACTGGGTGCAAATTGAATTATTCTACAACGGTCTAAATGGGCAAACAAGAGGAACAGTGGATgctgcagctggtggcacgatctttgctAAATCTCCCGAGCAAGCTTATGacttgcttgaacagatgacgaTAAACAGATACCAATGGCCGTCTGAAAGGGCAGGAGTAAAAGGGACAACTGGAGTTTATGTTGTGGATCCTATTACGTCACTCACTGCTCAGGTATCTGCATTGACCACTCAAATAGCAGGGATGAATAAGGTAAGCACATTAGAAACTAAGAGTCCATCGACTGTTGTTGAAGAACAATCTAttcctgaataagctcagtacatcaacaacagaaattttggaagatttggaggatatcgaggtaaccctccccctaatacttatcatccaggattaagaaatcatgaaaatttttcttatgcaaataacaaaaatgtgttgaatcctccaccagggttcaatacatcaaagggggaaggaaagcCTTCATTTAAGGATTTGGTAGGAACGTTTGTTGCTGAGTCGGGAAAGAGGATGGCaaggactgaatctcgtcttgataaCATGGAGACTTACATAGGAAATATGGTTGCCACAATAAAATCtttggaaactcaaattgaacaGTTGGCTACCGCATTGAGAGATTAGAATAGGGGTCAACTTCCTAGTAACACCGAAGTTAACCCAAAAGAGCAGTGCAAGGCAGTCACTTTGATGAGTGGAAAGGAATTGGAGGTACAAATTCCTAAAGAGAGAGTGGAAcgtgagaagacagttgaagaaggtGAAACtgagtgtaatgcccgagaattaatcactgtcaatcaaagattattgacttataatttaatgtgattacgaaagggccaacggAGATATGATTTAATATAAGGTGcaccatttattttgaatttcagaatgggttgccgaagcaacaccgcacccgcgctcatgattagaccgcacccgcggtgaggaaGCAGTAGGGTATGCTATTTTTACAATGATCACCGCGCCCGCGGTCCAGGAGagagcgcacccacggtcaggcaccgcacccacggtcccgaagctaccgcacccgcggtgcaacgtgttTTGCAAAAATTGTGTCACCTCGCTGTAtgcatgcattgatatatatatataagtatcaTTCCTTCGAATTcagaaggaaagaaagaaaaaggaacGAGAAAGGCTtgtaaaatccttacgcctttattttttgatccgtccgttcgatttgaaatccgacttcggtactgtgttcctatcaacgcagactacaactggacgtaagttttactacgttttgacatgtcttgaaattatgatattttcataATTGAATGgcattcatatatgatgttcttgacatgttagacagcgtagaatcgaagtcagattaagaaacggactgaatatggaattgttatgaatttcagaatgagattgattggaattgatatcagatttgtacggtggttgattgtaaattatatgaattggtatagactgatatagtattaccaGTATCGCATGATTACACTATGAGActatcagaatttgataaaacagagattttgtgatttgattagaatattaatacagaatattgatattgtcattgccatattgaacagtgacagactttgaatcaagacttcgattgtatcagaccgacagcaagaaaggtataaataaatgttaattcgggattgtacaactcgagttatgtttgacttgagtttccctaaatcacatactttattttattgcattgatatttgcagattatcaaattgatatgttaatctattgacttagaacaaagtcagagtttgagtctagggcagatcagtcTAGCTAGGgaagaaccgccgagtctttgtcagaaccgctgagactctagacatacggtgtatcgatgagcttagatgtagatcgacgtctattgtagacattcgatacagcataccaaagtctaaattagattgggatccctagattagaaataagcTGGGATAAGATAACAAGACATTGTTTTAAATATAGATTCGTAttaattcatgtagtcagattggatacatgtttttatgattattgtgcttttatatatgttttatatgattgcattgatacattgtttatactgggatatctatatctcaccggagttatccggctgttgtcttgtttgtatgtgtgcatgacaacaggtgggacaggttcagggtcacagagatgaagaaagatcgagttagagtggagactacggacttggactagagatagggtttaaacacttgatagttagttgttgaacctgagatgtgtatgattgtatattttatcagatttatacttttatactaatatgtataggagtttgattccattaccttccgcatctttaaaaaaaaaatttagaccctgtttattataattgattaattagtcccaatcccgattaagaagatgattagcgtccgggtccccacactgagGGACccaaagctgaagttgaagttgaaccACCTCCAGTATTTAAGCCAACTCTTCCATACCCGCAgaggttcaaaaagaaaaatttggaTGATCAGTTTGCAAAATTCTTAGAGATTTTTAAGAAGATACACATCAAcataccatttgctgatgctttagagcaaatgccGAATTATACAAAGTTtattaaagatgtgatgtctaaaAAGAGGAAGCTATAAGAGTTCGAGACAATGAAACTGACTGAAGAATGTAGCGCCATCCTACAAAAGAAACTAACACAGAAATTAAAAGATCCAAggagttttactattctttgttttattggtggttctaaatGTAGTAAAGCTTCatgtgatttaggagcaagtattaatttgatgtcattttctatttacagggaTATGGAGCTTAGAGAAGTCAAACCTACCACTATCACCTTACAGCTTGCAGACATAAGTCTCACGTATCCACTTGAGATCGTCGAAGATGTACTGGTAAAAgtggataaatttatttttcctgctgactttgtgattttagatatggaagaggatCATGATGATCCATTAATCTTAGGGAGACCGTTTCTGGCAACTGGAAGGGCATTGATAGATGTGCACAAGGGTGAAATCACCCTGAGATTTGGCGGAGAAGCAGTCATTTTTAATATCTATCACGCCATGAAGGAATCAAACGAGGTAAGCACTTGTAAAAGCATTGATATTATAGAATCATGTATGTCTCTTGAATGTGCAGGAACTAGGGATCCTTTGGAGAGCTGTTTGATAAGCCCTCCAGGAACCACTACAAGAAAATGGACCTTTAGTGACGGGAAATATCATCACTACATAATCAAATCCCGTCATTAAATACTTTTAATGACGGGAAATTTCCCGTCATGGACCGTCATTATTGCCCTCGTAGGTAAAGGTAATTAATGAGGGGAATGATGTCCCGTCACTAAAGGTAGCGACGGATTTCTAATCCGTCGCCAAATAAGCGACAGTTTTAttatccgtcgctaattttagcgacgattACCTTTgaagaccgtcgctaattttcgCAACGGTTTTGTTTATGttatccgtcgctaatttgtttcgtaaaataaaaaataataattttattaatttaataaatctaataaaacaaaaaatagaaactaaaattttgtaaaaaagaaaaattttaagtattgttAAGTAGTAAAATTATGTAAAagtaaaaaattttaagtgttattaagtggtgaaaaaaaattaaagtgatATGGTAAAATTGTGTaatagagaaaaattttaagtgttttgTGAAGAGGTAAATTTGTGTgagaaagaaaatttttaagtgttgtgaagtgttGTAGAGGGAGATGgcggtatttatagaaatggtgcgacggtttttgattaaaccgtcgctagtagcaACGGTTTGACAAAATACTGTCGCAAATTTAAAAAACGTCGCTCATTTTAGCGATGGTTATTATTCGactgtcgctaatttaaattttGCGACAGATTAaagtcaaaccgtcgctatatttagtgacagatttgaaaaaccgtcgctatatttagcgaccgctttgaaaaaccgtcgctatatttgcgACGGTGTTAATTTACCGTCGCTAATGTTTATAGATGCGACGGTTTTGataacaccgtcgctaaatatagcgacggtgattaatccgtcgctatatttagcgatttttttattaaaaaaactcTTGTAATGACCACTTTTGTGTACCCTCATTATTTTTTTGTCATTATTGATCAAATTTCTTGTAGTGAACTGTTGATGAAGACAATTGGAAAGTGAAAGGGCAGTTGTTGGCTCTtgaagcatcacaaaaagaaagaaaaacggaTGCACCGCTTGAGGAATTAGAGGTACATGAGCAAACAAAGGTAATACCTCCTTCCCCTGATTTGAAGGAGCTGCCAAGTCACCTTTGCTATGCATTTTTAGTTGAAAAGTCGACGtatccggtaatcatctcttcctctcttacttgtactgaaaaagatAAATAGGTAGTCCAATGTACTTAACTAACTGTACTCGTCCAGATCTTGCATATTCAGTAAACAAGTTAAGTAGGTTCACAAGTAGTCCAAGCAAGGAACGTTAGAAAGCCTTAACAAGAGTGCTTggatatttaaaatatacattGAATTATGGTTTGGTATATACAAAATATCCTGCAGTCTTAGAAGGTTATTGTGATGCCAATTGGATATCTGACACAAAAGACTCCAAATCCACTAGCGGATATGTATTCACCATAGGTGGATGAGCGGTGTCATGGAAATCTTCTAAGCATACATGTATAGCTCGATCCACTGTGGAATCCGAGTTCATTGCCTTAGACAAAGCTGGGGAAGAAGACGAATGGCTAAGAAACTTCCTAGAAGATATTCCTTGTTGGAATAAGACGTGTCTTCCATTAACATTCATTGTGATAGTCAATCGGCAATAGGAAGAGCACAGAGCAGTATGTACAATGGCAAGTCTCGACATATTCTTCGAAGA is drawn from Primulina eburnea isolate SZY01 chromosome 10, ASM2296580v1, whole genome shotgun sequence and contains these coding sequences:
- the LOC140842865 gene encoding uncharacterized protein, with the protein product MGEIQGAVEEMPDHGFEDWVQIELFYNGLNGQTRGTVDAAAGGTIFAKSPEQAYDLLEQMTINRYQWPSERAGVKGTTGVYVVDPITSLTAQVSALTTQIAGMNKNRGQLPSNTEVNPKEQCKAVTLMSGKELEVQIPKERVEREKTVEEGETEYMEEDHDDPLILGRPFLATGRALIDVHKGEITLRFGGEAVIFNIYHAMKESNEELGILWRAV